The following coding sequences lie in one Rutidosis leptorrhynchoides isolate AG116_Rl617_1_P2 chromosome 6, CSIRO_AGI_Rlap_v1, whole genome shotgun sequence genomic window:
- the LOC139855313 gene encoding formin-like protein 3, translating into MGALRVHFLGIFVAVFCMLVTGFSEGNRRIVNEDSSRNNGPLNFEELDEDTAEQVWIHCRKDLEEITKLNSNDNTKFSRKTFVHNDLPPQLKRSLLLSLKSKSISSRASCRDECQEFVYKLYIHPSPHGSLGSTRKRASRVHDPGKKVILKVERSSSKHQNKKKPPDHVILIGIIISTAVATLSLFLLLLFCCLGRNESKVESECAENDENLCVGVCPARASGVCLTSDSVEGKTNLNNTSKEKVLSGNAYQTTEVGHLPLPPGRTAPSSNTQPPPPAPPPAPPAPKAPPPPPPGGRRPPNPPKPGSNNKPPAPQGLSTIGNENDQNGGSNSQKTKLKPLFWDKMNASPGQSMVWNEIKGGSFQLNEEMMETLFGHASAQSKGDKGKSTSNMNSQPKLIQIIDPKKAQNLSITLKALHVTTQKVCNALLEGTHLPVELISALIKMPPTQEEELKLRLYNGDLALLAPADRFLKIIGEIPFVYKRLEALLFMSTFHEESSPLKNAFETLEVACTKLKNSRLFLKLLEAVLKTGNRMNVGTYRGGAQAIKLDSLLKLSDVKGTDCKTTLLTFVVQEIIRSEGFKVARNKHSIGGPSTNNTKQLQEEQVSLEYYRRLGLEVVSQLNTELHDVKKAAIIDGDHITSTVLKLANMLKKTEDLIDDALSTTEEAKEFCAAFKGFMKHAEADITWMLEEEKRIMALVKSTGDFFHGNSAKDEGLRLFVIVRDFLKLLDKVCNDIKKEMNSKKKDVPAGKKEAAARQQTWSNIRDKLFPTLKEGKVDYSSSDDEDMSP; encoded by the exons ATGGGCGCTTTAAGGGTCCATTTTTTAGGTATTTTTGTAGCTGTTTTTTGCATGTTGGTGACCGGTTTTTCTGAAGGGAATCGCAGAATCGTAAACGAAGACTCATCGCGTAACAATGGCCCTTTGAATTTTGAAGAATTAGACGAAGATACT GCAGAGCAAGTATGGATACATTGTAGGAAAGATCTTGAAGAGATCACTAAACTAAACTCGAATGACAACACAAAATTCTCAAGAAAAACGTTTGTGCATAACGATCTGCCTCCACAACTGAAACGATCTCTTTTGCTGTCTCTCAAGTCGAAAAGTATTTCGTCTCGTGCTTCTTGCAGAGATGAATGTCAAGAGTTTGTTTATAAACTCTATATTCATCCAAGCCCACATGGGTCATTGGGCTCTACCCGAAAACGGGCTTCTCGGGTCCATGATCCTGGAAAGAAGGTCATACTAAAAGTAGAAAGAAGCTcaagtaaacatcaaaacaaaaaAAAGCCCCCTGATCATGTGATACTGATCGGGATTATTATTTCGACTGCAGTTGCAACACTCTCCCTTTTTCTGTTGTTATTGTTTTGTTGTCTTGGTCGCAATGAATCGAAAGTTGAATCTGAGTGTGCAGAAAACGACGAAAATCTTTGTGTTGGCGTATGCCCCGCTCGTGCTTCTG GCGTTTGTCTAACATCCGATTCAGTTGAAGGTAAGACAAATTTGAATAATACATCGAAAGAAAAAGTTTTGTCTGGCAACGCGTATCAGACAACAGAAGTTGGACATTTGCCGCTCCCGCCAGGAAGAACAGCTCCGTCATCAAAcacacaaccaccaccaccagctccaccacctGCTCCTCCCGCCCCGAAAGCACCACCGCCGCCTCCGCCAGGAGGTCGTCGCCCACCTAATCCACCAAAACCGGGAAGTAATAACAAACCACCTGCCCCTCAAGGACTTTCCACTATTGGAAATGAAAATGATCAAAATGGAGGTTCGAATAGTCAAAAAACAAAGTTAAAGCCACTTTTTTGGGACAAAATGAACGCGAGCCCGGGTCAATCGATGGTTTGGAATGAAATTAAAGGAGGATCATTCCA ATTAAATGAAGAGATGATGGAAACTCTGTTTGGGCATGCTTCTGCACAAAGTAAGGGCGATAAAGGGAAATCAACGTCAAATATGAATTCTCAACCAAAGCTGATTCAGATTATTGATCCTAAAAAAGCACAGAATTTGTCCATTACTCTGAAAGCATTGCACGTAACGACACAAAAAGTCTGTAATGCCCTCTTGGAAG gtactcATCTTCCTGTAGAGCTGATTTCAGCTTTGATAAAAATGCCGCCAACACAAGAGGAAGAACTAAAGCTTCGTTTATATAATGGGGACCTTGCGCTTCTTGCCCCTGCTGATCGTTTCCTTAAAATCATTGGCGAAATCCCATTTGTGTATAAACGTTTAGAAGCTTTGTTGTTTATGAGTACTTTTCATGAGGAATCGTCTCCACTTAAAAATGCATTCGAGACTTTAGAG GTAGCATGCACAAAGCTGAAAAATAGTAGACTCTTCCTCAAACTTCTTGAAGCTGTTTTGAAGACAGGTAACCGTATGAATGTTGGTACATACCGTGGTGGTGCCCAGGCAATCAAACTCGATTCCCTTTTAAAACTCTCGGATGTTAAAGGCACAGATTGCAAGACCACACTGCTAACTTTTGTAGTCCAAGAAATCATCCGGTCAGAAGGATTTAAAGTAGCCCGGAACAAACACTCCATTGGGGGCCCATCAACCAATAACACGAAACAGCTGCAAGAAGAACAAGTGTCGCTAGAATATTACCGAAGACTCGGGCTAGAGGTTGTCTCCCAATTAAACACAGAGCTTCATGATGTAAAAAAGGCAGCAATAATTGACGGTGATCACATTACATCGACGGTTTTGAAGTTAGCAAATATGTTGAAGAAAACAGAAGATTTGATAGACGATGCGTTGAGTACAACAGAAGAGGCTAAGGAGTTTTGTGCGGCTTTCAAGGGTTTTATGAAACACGCAGAAGCTGACATCACGTGGATGCTTGAAGAGGAGAAGAGGATAATGGCGCTGGTCAAGAGCACGGGGGATTTTTTCCATGGAAACTCGGCGAAAGATGAGGGGCTGCGGTTGTTTGTCATAGTTCGTGATTTCTTGAAACTGTTGGATAAGGTATGTAATGACATTAAGAAAGAAATGAACAGTAAAAAGAAAGACGTGCCAGCTGGCAAAAAAGAAGCTGCTGCGCGTCAGCAGACGTGGTCGAACATTCGTGATAAATTGTTTCCGACATTAAAAGAAGGAAAGGTGGATTATTCGAGTTCAGATGATGAAGACATGTCTCCTTAG
- the LOC139852716 gene encoding histone-lysine N-methyltransferase ATXR3-like translates to MGDGGVACVHSLRFDTFCSGNDGSKFNFKATEDNVKMKKFVRREKFSLKTGEKPRNVDKNDSDNGNDSLSDEYYVDDRDRDDRVYGNGHNNNTKDEVEEGELGCWDDDDDDDYVVNKPKRYEIKSEIERGEFVMDRWRSKDVEKGEFFPGKWCKGGEYSNKRRNFENSGGKDEVEKGEFIPERWQGREENAGYMKMRPHDSGKQKAWKTERPSSGKYSGEKNGYQYKKKSARWQNNNREKTPRISSKVVDEEGMVLKGEFSNGKKDFPLGNRLKRHSVYTDNSDRKHNSEFNDYGPYKSRRISDDGSRAPYNMEHSYKNTEHSYKNTEHSYKNSSSTRNISSERYSSRNCESPLPSRPAYDRHNNSPHQPDRSPRDRAHHYDNREYDHRSPVHRDKSPYGRKGYYDYRNRSPSYSERSPREQARGNNDRRERTPNVMESSPHNRGRPSNYRKTGSSEKRKSHYESRSQEEKVNPRESQIVVKEKESEKRTTLDTFDGSAETNTPKEDVKPAQQVNEGAEELLSMEEDMDICDTPPHVPEVETLITTSGKWFYLDHRGVEQGPSKLCDLKILVEEGFLVSDHLVKHLDSQRWVTVENAVSPVVTANFPSIELVSPPEAPGNLLVDVGDFASTSNLVGEDTLAVSAETSNDQESREDLRIDERVEALFDGLPSIPGRELETIAEVLQMTFANGELQRWGYSEGFTFHQAEDEDHESLNTIEEHSSKEVADTRPTGSATSDKDYSFESGDACDWFSGQWSCKGGDWKRIDETAQDRLWKKKFVLNDGYALCQMPKSRHEDPRGNQNDELYQSCHGRRLDLPFWAFNPLDESIDYRSTQTKIFGARGVKGMMLPVVRINTCVVKDHGSFVSEPRTKARGKERYSSRPNHRYGTTTDSKRSSEERVSRKKSTCEHANHHHVSSKSILPLSLPKNHLSTKEDLQLHLGDWYYLDGAGHERGPLSYSEVQVLADQGIIQKHSSVFRSFDKLWVPVTSTSDGTKKIDHENASDKSAASSSSSFNNMHPQFIGYTRGKLHELIMKSYKSREFAAAINEVLDPWINLRQPKKEIEKNIYNPAITNKLLKSDQGVKRARLMGDLEDDMSTLEKNEISFEDLCVDATFRKDTSVGSLAENESWGLLDGPMLARVFHFLKTDIKSLVYANLTCKHWRSAVTFYKDISRHADLSSVSNCTDSVMQNIMNGYNKEKVTSLVVRGCTKITPTMFESLLRMLPCLSFIDIRGCSQFEDLVSKFPHVTWVRTRAPQSTMTKLDTQVEDSSGLRDYFESLDKRDASNKLFRTSMYKRSKVFDARKSSSMMLSRDAQLRRLAIKKSENGYKRMKEFLALGLKDIMKENTFEFFVPKVAAIESKVRNGYYAARGLGTVKDDIKRMCQEALRLKTKGEARDLNHIISLFIQLAKSLEDRSKFSIEKDAMMKNRKDDSPPGFGSAPLKSKKVNRERKYKGRSSGPSPNGGTEHGAFASDREIKRRLSKLNKKSMDSGSDTSDDRSRSSEETETDIESSSSGTNSDMGTRAEIGPGEPRSDGYFSADDGFDSFNDDREWGARMTKASLVPPVTRKYEVIDHYVIVTDHESVQRKMEVTLPEDYSEKLVAQKNGTEDSDMDFPEVKDYKPRKQLGDEVIEQEVYGIDPYTHNLLLDSMPPEESDWHLTDKHVFIEDVLLRTLNKQVRSFTGTGNTPMKYSLKPVIEDILKSAKDDHDTRTAELCLYMLKAMSSRPDDNYVAYRKGLGVVCNKEAGFPEDDFVVEFLGEVYPAWKWFEKQDGIRALQKDSKEPAPEFYNIYLERPKGDGDGYDLVVVDAMHKANYASRICHSCRPNCEAKVTAVAGHYQIGIYSVRPIVYGEEVTFDYNSVTESKEEYEASVCLCGSQVCRGSFLNLTGEGAFQKVLEECHGILNRHQMMLEACELNFVSEEDYIELSKAGLGSCLLSGLPDWLIAYSARVARYIHFERTKLPEVILAHNLEEKKKYFADICLESEKHEAEIQAEGVFNQRIQNLALTLDKVRYVMKTVFGDPKRAPPLLEKLTSKQVASFIWKGEGSFVNELMQCLAPHLEDAYLNELKSSIRAHDPSSSDDIQGGLRKSLLWLRDEVRNLQSSLKCRHDAAADLIHIYAHTKHFFRVQEYETVVSPPVYISPLDLGPKSAEKLGQGLHEFRKTYAKNYCLGQLIFWHNQAYAEPDSNLIRASRGCLSLPEIGSFYTRTVKPSPHRAYGPRTVKSMLTRMEKQPQRAWPKDKIWSFKSSPKVFGSPMFDSVLNKAPLDKDLVHWLKHRPSIFQAMGDG, encoded by the exons ATGGGAGATGGAGGTGTTGCATGTGTGCATTCGCTGCGATTCGATACTTTTTGCAGCGGTAATGATGGTAGTAAATTTAATTTCAAAGCTACAGAAGATAATGTGAAGATGAAGAAGTTTGTTAGAAGAGAAAAGTTTTCTTTAAAAACCGGTGAAAAACCGCGTAATGTCGATAAAAATGATAGTGATAATGGTAACGATAGTTTAAGTGATGAGTATTATGTAGATGATAGAGATAGAGATGATAGAGTTTATGGGAATGGGCATAATAATAATACCAAGGATGAAGTAGAAGAAGGTGAATTGGGCTGctgggatgatgatgatgatgatgattatgttgttAATAAACCGAAAAGGTATGAAATTAAGAGTGAAATTGAGAGGGGAGAGTTTGTAATGGATAGGTGGAGAAGCAAAGATGTTGAAAAAGGCGAGTTTTTTCCGGGGAAATGGTGTAAAGGTGGTGAATATTCGAATAAAAGAAGGAATTTTGAGAATTCTGGAGGTAAAGATGAAGTGGAGAAAGGTGAATTTATTCCAGAAAGATGGCAGGGTAGAGAAGAAAATGCTGGTTATATGAAAATGAGACCACATGATTCTGGGAAGCAGAAAGCGTGGAAAACAGAACGACCGTCTTCTGGTAAGTATTCGGGTGAAAAGAATGGGTATCAATATAAGAAAAAGTCTGCAAGGTGGCAAAATAACAACAGGGAGAAAACTCCAAGGATCAGTTCAAAGGTAGTAGATGAAGAAGGGATGGTATTAAAGGGTGAATTCAGCAATGGTAAAAAGGATTTTCCTTTAGGAAACCGTTTGAAACGACACAGTGTTTATACGGATAACAGCGATAGAAAACACAATAGTGAGTTTAATGATTACGGCCCGTATAAAAGCAGGAGAATCTCTGATGATGGCAGCCGGGCTCCGTACAATATGGAGCATTCTTACAAGAATACTGAGCATTCTTACAAGAATACTGAGCATTCTTACAAGAATTCTTCGTCCACTCGGAATATTTCATCAGAAAGGTACTCTTCTAGAAACTGTGAATCTCCACTGCCTTCTAGGCCAGCTTACGACAGACATAATAATAGTCCACATCAACCTGACCGGTCCCCACGTGACAGGGCCCACCATTATGATAACCGTGAATACGACCACAGGAGCCCTGTTCACCGTGATAAGTCCCCTTATGGACGAAAAGGTTATTATGATTACAGAAATCGAAGCCCAAGTTATTCGGAACGATCCCCGCGTGAGCAAGCTCGTGGTAATAATGATCGCAGGGAGCGAACTCCAAATGTCATGGAATCTTCTCCGCACAATCGTGGTAGGCCCAGTAATTACCGGAAAACTGGTTCAAGTGAAAAACGGAAGAGTCATTATGAGAGCAGAAGTCAAGAAGAGAAAGTGAATCCAAGGGAGTCACAAATTGTGGTCAAAGAAAAAGAATCTGAAAAGAGAACTACTTTGGATACTTTTGATGGGTCTGCAGAGACAAATACTCCCAAAGAAGACGTAAAGCCAGCTCAGCAGGTTAATGAAGGTGCCGAGGAACTGCTTTCTATGGAAGAAGACATGGATATATGCGATACTCCGCCTCATGTTCCTGAGGTGGAGACATTGATTACGACATCTGGAAAATGGTTTTACTTGGATCATCGCGGTGTAGAACAGGGACCCTCTAAACTCTGTGATCTGAAGATACTTGTGGAAGAGGGTTTTCTTGTCTCAGATCACTTGGTCAAACACTTGGATAGTCAAAGATGGGTAACTGTGGAAAATGCAGTTTCTCCAGTAGTGACAGCTAATTTTCCTTCTATTGAGCTTGTTAGTCCCCCTGAAGCTCCTGGGAATTTGTTAGTAGATGTGGGTGACTTTGCTTCAACTAGTAATCTGGTAGGTGAAGACACATTGGCTGTTTCTGCAGAAACAAGCAACGATCAAGAGTCTCGTGAAGATCTTCGAATTGATGAAAGAGTTGAAGCACTTTTTGATGGGCTTCCCAGCATTCCAGGCAGAGAACTTGAGACTATCGCTG AAGTACTGCAAATGACATTTGCCAACGGCGAGCTGCAGAGATGGGGATACTctgaag GTTTCACATTTCATCAAGCTGAGGATGAGGATCATGAAAGTCTCAACACTATTGAGGAGCATTCATCTAAGGAAGTTGCAGATACAAGGCCAACTGGATCTGCAACTTCTGACAAAGACTACTCATTTGAATCCGGAGATGCATGTGACTGGTTTTCTGGTCAGTGGTCATGCAAAGGTGGTGACTGGAAGAGGATTGACGAGACTGCTCAAGATAGACTTTGGAAAAAGAAGTTTGTTCTTAATGATGGATATGCTCTCTGTCAGATGCCCAAATCCCGACATGAAGACCCTCGTGGGAATCAAAATGATGAATTGTATCAATCTTGTCATGGTAGGCGGCTCGATCTTCCATTTTGGGCTTTTAATCCGTTGGATGAGTCAATTGACTACAGGTCAACCCAAACCAAAATTTTTGGTGCAAGGGGAGTCAAAGGAATGATGCTTCCAGTGGTGAGGATAAACACGTGCGTTGTCAAGGACCATGGTTCGTTTGTATCTGAACCTCGAACGAAAGCTAGAGGAAAGGAAAGGTACTCTTCAAGGCCTAATCACCGTTATGGTACTACAACTGATTCTAAAAGATCATCAGAGGAACGTGTTTCTAGAAAGAAAAGTACTTGTGAACATgctaatcatcatcatgtatcctcGAAGAGTATCTTGCCGTTAAGTTTGCCAAAGAATCATCTTTCAACTAAAGAGGACCTGCAATTACATCTTGGTGACTGGTATTATCTTGATGGTGCTGGTCATGAGCGGGGCCCATTGTCGTACTCGGAAGTCCAAGTGTTGGCTGATCAAGGTATCATCCAGAAGCATAGTAGTGTTTTCCGGAGTTTTGATAAATTGTGGGTCCCAGTTACCTCCACATCAGATGGCACGAAAAAGATTGATCATGAGAACGCTAGTGATAAATCTGCAGCGTCAAGTTCAAGTTCATTTAACAATATGCATCCTCAGTTTATTGGTTATACTCGAGGAAAGCTTCACGAATTAATTATGAAATCGTACAAAAGTCGGGAGTTTGCTGCAGCCATAAATGAAGTTTTGGATCCGTGGATTAACCTGAGGCAACCGAAGAAAGAAATAGAGAAGAACATTTATAATCCAGCTATCACTAATAAACTCTTAAAATCAG ATCAAGGTGTTAAAAGAGCCCGGTTGATGGGTGACTTGGAAGATGACATGTCTACTCTGGAAAAGAATGAAATTTCATTTGAAGATTTATGTGTTGACGCCACTTTCCGCAAGGATACTAGCGTCGGTTCCCTGGCAGAGAATGAAAGTTGGGGTCTTTTAGATGGACCGATGTTGGCACGAGTGTTTCATTTCCTTAAAACCGATATAAAATCCCTCGTCTATGCTAATTTGACTTGTAAGCACTGGAGATCTGCTGTGACGTTTTACAAGGATATCTCTAGACATGCTGACTTGTCTTCGGTCTCAAATTGCACGGACTCTGTAATGCAAAACATAATG AATGGTTACAATAAAGAGAAAGTAACTTCCTTGGTTGTACGTGGTTGCACGAAAATAACTCCTACCATGTTTGAATCTCTTTTGAGGATGCTCCCTTGTCTATCATTTATAGATATCAGAGGCTGCAGCCAGTTTGAAGACTTGGTTTCTAAATTTCCACATGTCACATGGGTCAGAACTCGGGCTCCACAGTCAACGATGACGAAGCTTGATACTCAAGTGGAAGATTCGAGTGGGCTTAGAGATTATTTTGAAAGTCTGGACAAGAGAGATGCATCAAATAAGTTGTTCCGTACAAGTATGTACAAACGTTCTAAAGTTTTTGATGCCAGAAAATCATCATCCATGATGCTATCTAGAGATGCTCAGTTGAGGCGTTTAGCAATTAAGAAATCTGAAAATGGGTACAAGAGGATGAAAGAGTTTCTAGCTCTTGGTCTGAAAGACATCATGAAGGAGAACACATTTGAATTTTTCGTTCCCAAA GTTGCTGCAATCGAGAGTAAAGTAAGAAATGGTTACTATGCTGCTCGGGGTTTGGGCACTGTGAAAGATGATATCAAAAGAATGTGTCAAGAAGCATTAAG ATTGAAAACTAAAGGGGAAGCCAGAGATTTGAATCACATCATCTCATTATTTATCCAGCTTGCTAAAAGTTTAGAAGATCGTTCCAAGTTTTCTATCGAGAAGGACGCGATGATGAAGAATCGTAAGGATGACTCGCCTCCAGGGTTCGGTTCTGCACCCTTAAAGTCTAAGAAGGTCAATAGAGAAAGAAAGTACAAGGGTAGAAGTAGTGGGCCCTCTCCTAATGGTGGTACTGAACATGGAGCTTTTGCATCTGATCGTGAAATTAAAAGACGTCTATCAAAGTTAAACAAAAAATCTATGGATTCTGGAAGTGATACATCTGATGACCGTTCACGTTCTTCAGAAGAAACAGAGACAGATATTGAGAGTAGTTCTTCTGGTACAAACAGTGACATGGGAACACGAGCAGAAATTGGACCAGGCGAGCCACGATCGGATGGCTATTTTAGCGCAGATGATGGATTCGATTCGTTCAATGATGATCGTGAATGGGGTGCTCGTATGACAAAAGCAAGTCTTGTTCCACCAGTTACTAGGAAATATGAAGTGATTGATCACTACGTTATTGTAACGGATCATGAAAGTGTCCAAAGAAAGATGGAAGTCACATTACCCGAAGACTATTCTGAAAAGCTTGTTGCTCAGAAGAATGGAACCGAGGACTCTGACATGGATTTTCCTGAAGTTAAAGACTATAAACCTAGAAAGCAGCTTGGAGATGAAGTGATAGAACAAGAAGTTTATGGCATAGATCCATACACTCATAATCTTCTTTTAGATTCCATGCCACCCGAGGAATCAGATTGGCATCTTACGGATAAACATGTGTTTATTGAAGATGTGCTTCTCCGTACCTTGAATAAGCAAGTTAGATCTTTCACCGGCACTGGTAATACGCCTATGAAGTACTCATTGAAGCCAGTTATCGAGGATATTCTAAAAAGTGCCAAAGATGACCATGATACGCGCACAGCAGAACTTTGTCTGTATATGCTCAAGGCTATGAGCAGCCGTCCTGATGACAATTATGTTGCTTATAGAAAG gGGCTTGGCGTTGTTTGTAACAAAGAAGCTGGTTTTCCGGAGGATGATTTTGTTGTGGAGTTCTTAGGAGAG GTTTATCCTGCTTGGAAATGGTTTGAGAAGCAAGATGGTATACGTGCTCTACAAAAAGACAGTAAAGAACCGGCACCTGAGTTCTATAACATTTATCTTGAGAGACCAAAG GGAGATGGCGATGGGTATGACTTGGTTGTAGTTGATGCAATGCATAAAGCCAATTACGCTAGCCGGATATGTCATTCTTGTAGACCGAATTGTGAAGCAAA AGTGACTGCTGTTGCTGGTCACTATCAAATTGGGATTTATAGCGTGCGACCTATTGTATACGGAGAAGAAGTTACCTTTGATTACAACTCTGTTACAGAG agtAAAGAAGAATACGAGGCATCTGTTTGTTTATGTGGGAGCCAAGTTTGTCGAGGGAGCTTTCTGAATCTGACCGGTGAAGGAGCTTTCCAAAAA GTACTTGAAGAATGCCATGGAATTTTAAATAGACATCAGATGATGCTGGAGGCGTGTGAACTGAATTTCGTATCAGAAGAAGATTATATTGAGTTGAGTAAAGCAGGACTCGGTAGTTGTTTGCTTAGTGGGTTACCTGATTGGCTCATTGCATACTCTGCACGTGTG GCTAGGTACATCCATTTTGAAAGAACTAAGCTTCCAGAGGTGATTCTAGCTCATAATCTGGAAGAGAAGAAGAAATACTTTGCGGATATATGCTTGGAAAGTGAGAAACACGAAGCTGAAATTCAG GCTGAGGGTGTATTTAATCAAAGGATTCAAAATTTGGCTCTTACACTGGACAAG GTGAGATATGTGATGAAAACTGTGTTTGGAGATCCAAAGCGGGCTCCACCATTACTAGAGAAGCTTACTTCTAAACAAGTAGCTTCTTTCATCTGGAAAGGCGAGGGATCATTTGTTAATGAACTTATGCAATGCCTTGCACCTCATCTTGAAGATGCATATCTGAATGAACTTAAGTCCAGCATACGCGCTCACGATCCATCGTCTTCTGACGACATCCAAGGGGGTCTTCGAAAATCATTGTTATG GTTGAGGGATGAGGTCCGAAACCTTCAGTCTTCATTAAAATGTCGACACGATGCTGCTGCAGACTTGATACACATTTATGCTCACACAAAGCACTTTTTTAGAGTGCAG GAGTATGAGACTGTAGTATCTCCACCTGTTTACATTAGTCCTCTCGATCTGGGTCCCAAATCTGCTGAAAAATTGGGACAGGGGTTGCATGAATTCCGCAAGACATATGCTAAGAACTACTGCTTAGGGCAGCTAATATTCTGGCACAACCAAGCTTATGCTGAGCCAGATTCTAACCTCATCAGAGCCAGCAGAGGATGCTTATCGTTACCGGAAATTGGTTCATTTTATACAAGAACCGTGAAACCGTCACCTCATCGTGCCTATGGCCCAAGAACCGTCAAATCCATGCTGACTAGGATG gaGAAGCAGCCCCAAAGGGCATGGCCGAAGGACAAAATATGGTCTTTCAAAAGCTCTCCAAAGGTTTTTGGTAGTCCGATGTTTGATAGTGTATTAAATAAGGCTCCTTTAGATAAAGACTTGGTACATTGGCTGAAACACAGACCGTCTATATTCCAAGCCATGGGGGACGGATAA